In Chitinophaga nivalis, a single genomic region encodes these proteins:
- a CDS encoding carboxymuconolactone decarboxylase family protein: MANAIQEFNDYRAKMNDVILGKQNKVINRLFNLDTNTYAAGALDVKTKEMLGLVASMVLRCDDCIKYHLGKAFEQGVTTEEVYEIFAVANIVGGTIVIPHTRRAAEFWEELQAQ; this comes from the coding sequence ATGGCCAATGCGATTCAGGAATTTAACGACTACCGGGCTAAAATGAACGATGTCATACTGGGCAAGCAGAATAAAGTAATTAACCGCCTGTTTAACCTGGATACCAATACCTATGCAGCAGGAGCGCTGGATGTCAAAACAAAGGAAATGCTGGGGCTGGTAGCTTCCATGGTACTGCGTTGCGACGATTGCATCAAATACCATCTGGGTAAAGCTTTTGAACAGGGTGTTACGACAGAAGAGGTATATGAAATATTTGCAGTAGCGAATATTGTGGGCGGAACGATTGTGATTCCCCATACACGCAGGGCTGCAGAATTTTGGGAAGAATTACAGGCTCAGTGA
- a CDS encoding 2-oxoacid:ferredoxin oxidoreductase subunit beta, which yields MSTATIAPQTALTAKDFATDQEVRWCPGCGDYSILKQVQTIMPTLGVPRENIVIVSGIGCSSRFPYYMNTYGMHSIHGRATAIASGLKAARPELSVWIVTGDGDGLSIGGNHTIHLLRRNFDVNIMLFNNQIYGLTKGQYSPTSEENKVTKSTPFGSIDHPFNPMALALGADATFIARSMDRDPKHLQEMLKRSHAHKGASFLEIYQNCNIFNDGAFEVFTEKSSKGDETLFVEHGQPLIFGAQKNKGIYLDGLRPTVVELGDKYSASDLWIHDENDFYKAQLLTRMFDDSRIEGHLPRPFGVFYQAHRSTYEDIMAAQLADAIAKKGPGDLDKLFAGNETWTIK from the coding sequence ATGTCAACAGCAACTATAGCTCCGCAGACCGCCTTAACGGCAAAAGACTTTGCAACTGACCAGGAAGTGCGCTGGTGCCCTGGCTGCGGCGACTACTCTATACTCAAACAGGTACAAACCATTATGCCTACGCTGGGCGTTCCCCGCGAAAATATTGTGATCGTTTCCGGTATTGGTTGTTCATCGCGTTTCCCATACTATATGAACACCTATGGTATGCACTCGATCCACGGCCGTGCTACCGCCATTGCTTCCGGCCTCAAGGCAGCACGCCCTGAACTGAGCGTATGGATTGTAACCGGTGACGGTGATGGTTTGTCTATCGGTGGTAACCATACCATCCACCTGTTGCGCCGTAACTTTGATGTGAACATCATGTTGTTCAACAATCAGATCTATGGTCTTACAAAAGGACAGTATTCCCCTACGTCGGAAGAAAATAAAGTGACCAAATCCACGCCATTCGGCAGTATTGATCACCCTTTTAACCCAATGGCCCTGGCCCTGGGTGCAGATGCTACCTTCATTGCCCGCAGTATGGACCGTGATCCCAAACACCTGCAGGAAATGCTGAAACGCAGCCATGCGCATAAAGGTGCTTCTTTCCTGGAGATCTATCAGAACTGTAACATCTTCAATGATGGTGCTTTTGAAGTGTTTACGGAGAAATCTTCCAAAGGAGATGAAACCCTCTTTGTAGAGCACGGACAACCGTTGATTTTCGGTGCACAGAAAAATAAGGGGATTTACCTGGATGGACTGAGACCAACTGTCGTAGAACTGGGCGATAAATACAGTGCCAGCGACCTGTGGATTCATGATGAAAATGATTTCTATAAAGCGCAGCTGCTCACCCGTATGTTTGATGATTCGCGTATAGAAGGCCATTTACCACGTCCTTTCGGCGTATTCTACCAGGCTCACCGCTCTACCTATGAAGATATCATGGCAGCGCAGTTGGCCGACGCCATTGCTAAAAAAGGCCCGGGCGATCTGGATAAGCTGTTTGCCGGTAATGAAACCTGGACTATTAAATAA
- a CDS encoding LysE family translocator: protein MIAAIVAGLGLGLFLSLSVGPVIFAIIKYSINNGFKAGISFALGVSFSDIAFVLIGNLATSFISGLEEYKRSIGVVGGFLLIGMGIYGLLFKKVRISTGDEKPEMFRTHDYLKIWLAGFLMNTLNPGVIIFWLGVCVANSATAISHRFIMYGVCLSLVLSADILKVFVSDKIRHKLTLTNVEWLNRIAGVSMIIFGVVLLYKVLFEVALTH from the coding sequence ATGATAGCAGCAATCGTAGCGGGATTAGGACTGGGATTATTTCTGTCGTTATCGGTGGGCCCGGTAATATTCGCGATCATAAAGTACAGTATTAACAATGGCTTTAAAGCCGGCATCAGTTTCGCACTGGGCGTGTCTTTCAGCGACATTGCATTTGTACTGATAGGTAACCTCGCTACTTCTTTTATCAGTGGCCTGGAAGAATACAAACGTTCTATCGGAGTGGTAGGCGGATTTTTGTTGATAGGGATGGGCATTTACGGCCTGTTGTTTAAAAAGGTGAGAATCAGTACCGGAGATGAAAAACCGGAGATGTTCCGTACACATGATTACCTGAAAATATGGCTGGCCGGGTTTTTAATGAATACCCTCAACCCGGGTGTGATTATTTTCTGGCTGGGTGTATGCGTCGCCAACAGTGCTACGGCAATATCTCATCGTTTTATCATGTATGGTGTTTGTTTAAGCCTGGTATTATCGGCAGATATCCTGAAAGTATTTGTATCTGATAAGATCCGGCATAAACTCACCCTCACCAATGTAGAATGGCTCAATCGTATCGCAGGGGTGAGTATGATTATATTCGGGGTAGTACTCCTGTATAAAGTATTGTTTGAAGTAGCGTTAACACATTAG
- a CDS encoding GH3 auxin-responsive promoter family protein — protein MAIIGNLISRSLRIRKKFTFKLGTPRQYQLQVLHRLLEKAKDTEFGHHYQFQEILDSPSFIGQYRERIPVHNYSKMHKEWWYRCLEGEANVSWPEKIKYFALSSGTSESASKHIPVTKAMLKTVKKVGVKQLYSMANFNIPPRSFEKGILMLGGTTSLFEKGDYYEGDMSGIQAKNIPKWFRRFYKPGGKISRKPNWEQRIRLIVRKAREWDVGTVCGVPAWVQIVLEEIIKYHNVKNIHEIWPNLAVYIHGGVSFEPYRDSFQKLLGKPIAFIETYMASEGSFGFQARPGTRGIKLVLNAGIFYEFIPFNEENFDAEGEVKPNPKSYMIHEVVEDVEYAVMLSTCAGAWRYLIGDVVKFTSVKEHEIVIVGRTKQFLSLCGEHMSVDNMNKAIDNVQKKLGITVREFTVAGFSYQNLFAHRWYIGTDNPDVDAGKVREIIDQTLAEVNDDYAVERSAALKEVFVEILPNELFIDYLRCKGKEGAMNKFPRVMKGEKLSDWEKFLEGKTVKN, from the coding sequence ATGGCCATCATAGGTAATCTTATTTCCAGGTCACTACGTATCAGGAAGAAGTTCACGTTTAAATTAGGAACACCGCGCCAATATCAGCTGCAGGTGCTGCACCGTTTGCTGGAGAAAGCAAAGGATACAGAATTCGGCCACCACTATCAATTTCAGGAAATTTTGGATAGCCCTAGTTTTATCGGGCAATACCGGGAGAGAATACCCGTGCATAACTATAGCAAGATGCACAAGGAGTGGTGGTATCGTTGTCTGGAAGGTGAAGCCAATGTGAGCTGGCCGGAGAAGATAAAATATTTTGCGTTGAGTTCCGGTACTTCGGAATCCGCCAGTAAGCATATCCCGGTGACCAAGGCTATGCTGAAAACAGTAAAAAAGGTAGGGGTGAAACAGCTGTACTCTATGGCTAATTTCAATATCCCGCCGCGTTCCTTTGAAAAGGGCATCCTGATGCTGGGAGGAACTACTTCCCTGTTTGAAAAAGGCGATTATTATGAAGGTGATATGAGTGGCATTCAGGCCAAAAATATCCCGAAATGGTTCCGCCGTTTTTACAAACCGGGTGGAAAAATTTCCCGTAAACCCAATTGGGAACAACGTATCAGGCTGATTGTGCGGAAAGCCCGCGAATGGGACGTGGGTACCGTTTGTGGCGTACCTGCCTGGGTACAGATTGTGCTGGAAGAAATCATTAAATACCACAACGTTAAAAATATCCATGAAATCTGGCCAAATCTGGCCGTTTATATTCACGGAGGGGTATCCTTTGAACCTTACCGGGATAGCTTCCAGAAGCTCCTCGGAAAGCCTATAGCGTTCATTGAAACCTATATGGCCTCAGAAGGTTCTTTTGGTTTCCAGGCACGCCCGGGAACCAGAGGAATTAAACTGGTGCTGAATGCCGGCATTTTCTACGAATTCATTCCGTTTAATGAAGAAAACTTCGACGCGGAAGGAGAAGTAAAACCGAATCCTAAATCCTACATGATCCACGAAGTAGTGGAAGATGTGGAATATGCGGTGATGCTGTCTACCTGCGCGGGCGCCTGGCGCTACCTGATTGGCGACGTGGTGAAGTTTACTTCCGTAAAGGAACATGAAATAGTGATTGTAGGCCGCACCAAACAGTTCCTGAGCCTGTGCGGGGAACACATGAGTGTGGATAACATGAACAAGGCCATCGATAATGTACAGAAGAAACTGGGCATTACCGTACGGGAATTTACCGTAGCCGGATTCAGTTATCAGAACCTGTTCGCCCACCGTTGGTATATCGGTACCGATAACCCGGATGTGGACGCAGGTAAAGTCCGTGAAATAATAGATCAGACCCTGGCAGAAGTCAATGATGACTATGCTGTGGAAAGATCCGCTGCCTTGAAGGAAGTGTTTGTGGAAATATTACCGAATGAACTGTTTATCGATTATCTCCGTTGCAAAGGCAAGGAAGGGGCGATGAACAAATTCCCGAGAGTGATGAAAGGCGAGAAGCTGTCTGACTGGGAAAAATTCCTGGAAGGGAAAACCGTTAAGAATTAA
- a CDS encoding inositol monophosphatase family protein: MLKATLLKATEASGKILQEYFNGPFEVSSKSTLNDLVTEVDKKSEQTIIDIIRATYPDHFILSEEAGELKTDATVKWIIDPIDGTVNYANGIPICCVSIGVEKEGEMILGAVFNPFMQELFVAEKGKGATLNGKPIQVSRKEQVAQSCLVTGFPYHWEEKPRNPLTALEEVIKAGIPVRRLGSAAIDLCWVACGRFDGFWEHHLQPWDAAAGFLIVEEAGGKVTDFDGNKYSPYQKTILATNGRIHSALQDLINGK, from the coding sequence ATGTTAAAAGCAACTTTACTCAAAGCTACAGAAGCCAGCGGAAAAATACTGCAGGAATATTTTAACGGTCCATTCGAAGTGAGCAGTAAAAGTACCCTTAACGACCTTGTTACAGAAGTAGATAAAAAGTCCGAACAAACCATCATAGACATCATCCGTGCAACTTATCCTGACCATTTCATCCTCAGTGAAGAAGCAGGGGAACTAAAAACGGATGCCACGGTTAAATGGATCATTGATCCTATTGACGGTACTGTCAACTACGCCAACGGCATTCCCATTTGTTGCGTATCTATTGGCGTGGAAAAAGAAGGAGAAATGATACTGGGCGCCGTATTCAACCCCTTCATGCAAGAGCTGTTTGTGGCAGAAAAAGGGAAAGGCGCTACCCTCAACGGCAAACCCATTCAGGTTTCCCGTAAGGAACAGGTAGCACAATCCTGCCTGGTAACCGGTTTCCCTTACCATTGGGAAGAAAAGCCGCGTAACCCGCTCACCGCCCTCGAAGAAGTGATCAAAGCAGGTATACCGGTACGCCGGCTCGGCTCCGCAGCCATCGATCTTTGCTGGGTAGCCTGCGGCCGTTTCGATGGCTTCTGGGAACATCACCTGCAACCCTGGGATGCCGCCGCCGGATTCCTGATCGTAGAAGAAGCAGGGGGCAAAGTCACCGATTTTGACGGCAATAAATATTCACCATATCAAAAAACAATACTGGCCACCAACGGCCGTATTCATAGTGCATTACAGGACCTTATTAACGGTAAATAA
- the thiL gene encoding thiamine-phosphate kinase — translation MEQERTEINDLGEFGLIEYLTRNIEIQHASTVLGVGDDAAVIDHFGKQTVISTDMLVEGIHFDLMYTPLKHLGYKAVVVNLSDIYAMNATPTQITVSIAFSNRVSVEALNEFYEGIYAACDKYGVDLIGGDTSNSQKGFIISVTAIGEVTPDQFVKRSTAEKGDLLCVTGDLGAAYLGLTLLEREKKIYLENPQLSPDLENQTYIIGRQLKPEARKDIIEFLQEQDITPTAMMDVSDGLSSEILHIAKQSNLGVILYEEKIPIAQESKEIAMKFGLDPTACALSGGEDYELLFTMKQQDYDKIVLNEQISVIGYMTDISEGAHILTKGGNKFKLVAQGWNAFQQ, via the coding sequence ATGGAACAGGAAAGAACAGAAATAAACGACCTCGGAGAATTCGGATTGATCGAATATCTCACCAGGAACATTGAAATACAACATGCCAGCACCGTACTGGGTGTAGGCGATGACGCCGCCGTGATTGACCACTTCGGCAAACAAACCGTGATCAGTACCGACATGCTGGTAGAAGGTATCCACTTCGACCTGATGTACACCCCGCTGAAACACCTGGGTTACAAAGCAGTAGTCGTAAACCTGTCGGACATCTACGCGATGAACGCCACACCTACCCAGATTACTGTCAGCATTGCCTTTTCCAACCGGGTATCTGTAGAGGCGCTGAATGAGTTCTATGAAGGTATTTATGCCGCCTGCGATAAGTATGGCGTAGACCTCATTGGCGGCGATACCAGCAATTCCCAGAAAGGATTTATCATCAGCGTAACTGCTATCGGAGAAGTAACCCCAGACCAGTTCGTGAAAAGATCAACGGCTGAAAAAGGCGATCTGCTCTGCGTTACCGGCGATCTGGGTGCCGCCTACCTGGGCCTTACCCTCCTCGAAAGAGAAAAAAAGATCTACCTGGAAAACCCGCAGCTGTCACCAGACCTCGAGAACCAGACCTATATCATTGGCCGGCAGCTGAAACCGGAAGCCCGCAAAGATATTATTGAATTCCTCCAGGAACAGGACATCACGCCTACCGCTATGATGGATGTAAGCGATGGCCTCAGTTCCGAAATCCTGCATATTGCCAAACAAAGCAACCTTGGTGTTATTCTCTATGAAGAGAAAATTCCGATTGCCCAGGAAAGCAAGGAAATAGCCATGAAATTCGGACTGGATCCTACCGCCTGCGCACTCAGCGGCGGAGAAGATTACGAACTGCTGTTCACCATGAAACAACAGGATTATGACAAGATTGTACTGAATGAACAAATCAGTGTAATCGGATATATGACCGACATCTCCGAAGGCGCCCATATCCTCACCAAAGGCGGCAACAAGTTCAAACTCGTTGCCCAGGGCTGGAACGCTTTTCAACAATAA